The proteins below are encoded in one region of Pseudonocardia sp. DSM 110487:
- a CDS encoding ABC transporter substrate-binding protein — MDPHLLTRRRLLGLFGAAATVPVLSACGSSVGGSDGGGATGGGGGGTVKVGLVVPQSGVYAALGTDMQRGWQLWLDQNGGKFGDYAVETVTADEGETPQTGVPAVQKVLQSDGVDVVVGLVNSATALGVRDAITEARKLLIVTNAGAEDVTGARRTPYIWRTSFTNGQISAAMGKHLAESGFSEGVYAIAPDYAAGSEVIAHFKRAFEAGGGRVVGEVKTPFGTTSDYQPFLTGIQDSGARATFCFFSGAEAITFVRQYAQFGLAGSIPLYGSGFLTEGNVLPQQGDAALGVQNTLHYTDQLDNPANKAFVDAYTTAHGEAPSCFSMATFDAANVLNRALRGATALDGDAVSAALGGIGTVDDSPRGPWAFENQTPRQNIYLRRVDNVGGKLVNAVVQDLGPQSQPAAV; from the coding sequence ATGGACCCCCACCTGCTCACCCGACGACGTCTCCTCGGTCTCTTCGGCGCGGCCGCGACCGTGCCGGTCCTCTCGGCGTGCGGCAGCAGCGTCGGCGGCTCGGACGGCGGCGGCGCCACCGGTGGCGGCGGCGGAGGCACGGTCAAGGTCGGCCTCGTGGTGCCGCAGTCCGGCGTCTACGCGGCACTCGGCACGGACATGCAGCGCGGCTGGCAGCTCTGGCTCGACCAGAACGGCGGCAAGTTCGGCGACTACGCCGTCGAGACGGTGACCGCGGACGAGGGCGAGACCCCGCAGACGGGCGTACCCGCGGTGCAGAAGGTGCTGCAGAGCGACGGCGTCGACGTGGTCGTCGGCCTGGTCAACTCGGCAACCGCGCTCGGGGTCCGGGACGCCATCACGGAGGCGCGCAAGCTGCTGATCGTCACCAACGCCGGTGCGGAGGACGTCACCGGTGCCCGCCGGACCCCCTACATCTGGCGCACCTCGTTCACCAACGGCCAGATCTCCGCCGCGATGGGCAAGCACCTCGCCGAGTCGGGCTTCTCGGAGGGCGTCTACGCGATCGCGCCCGACTACGCGGCTGGCAGCGAGGTCATCGCACACTTCAAGCGGGCGTTCGAGGCCGGTGGCGGGCGGGTCGTCGGCGAGGTGAAGACGCCGTTCGGCACCACGTCGGACTACCAGCCGTTCCTCACCGGGATCCAGGACTCCGGGGCGCGCGCGACGTTCTGCTTCTTCTCCGGCGCCGAGGCGATCACCTTCGTGCGGCAGTACGCGCAGTTCGGGCTGGCCGGGTCGATCCCGCTCTACGGCTCCGGCTTCCTCACCGAGGGGAACGTGCTGCCGCAGCAGGGCGACGCCGCGCTCGGCGTGCAGAACACGCTGCACTACACCGACCAGCTGGACAACCCGGCCAACAAGGCCTTCGTCGACGCCTACACCACGGCCCACGGCGAGGCGCCGAGCTGCTTCTCGATGGCCACCTTCGACGCGGCCAACGTCCTCAACCGGGCGCTGCGCGGCGCGACCGCCCTCGACGGTGACGCCGTCTCCGCGGCGCTCGGCGGCATCGGCACCGTGGACGACAGCCCGCGCGGGCCGTGGGCGTTCGAGAACCAGACGCCGCGGCAGAACATCTACCTGCGCCGGGTCGACAACGTCGGCGGCAAGCTGGTGAACGCCGTGGTGCAGGACCTCGGTCCGCAGAGCCAGCCAGCGGCGGTCTGA
- a CDS encoding branched-chain amino acid ABC transporter permease, with the protein MLVSVLNGLAIGFLLFILAVGLSIVFGMMDVLNLAHGALFLGGAYLGAAFSGSWGGFLAALGIAAVGGLIAGAVLSLMTGPLRRRSHLDQALLTLGVAFVVAELLIIAFGDDPLSAAAPPALDGSVTVLGAVYPAYRLVLIGVGAVLAVAVYLVVERTRIGALVRATVADRDMVATIGVDNRLVTTAVFAVGSLLATTAGVLGGPIYGARPGLDATVLILALVVVVIGGLGSVRGALVGALIIGQVDTLGRMLLPELASFVLFAALALVLVLRPQGLFGGPAAVGAR; encoded by the coding sequence ATGCTCGTCTCGGTCCTCAACGGGCTCGCCATCGGGTTCCTGCTGTTCATCCTCGCGGTCGGGCTGTCGATCGTGTTCGGGATGATGGACGTGCTCAACCTCGCCCACGGCGCGCTCTTCCTCGGGGGGGCGTACCTCGGCGCCGCGTTCTCCGGCAGCTGGGGCGGCTTCCTCGCCGCGCTGGGCATCGCGGCGGTGGGCGGGCTCATCGCCGGAGCGGTGCTGTCGCTGATGACCGGGCCGCTGCGGCGGCGATCGCACCTGGACCAGGCGTTGCTCACGCTCGGCGTGGCGTTCGTCGTGGCCGAGTTGTTGATCATCGCGTTCGGGGACGACCCGCTGTCGGCGGCCGCCCCGCCCGCGCTGGACGGCTCGGTGACGGTGCTCGGCGCGGTCTACCCGGCCTACCGGCTCGTGCTGATCGGCGTCGGCGCCGTCCTGGCGGTCGCCGTGTACCTGGTCGTGGAACGCACGCGGATCGGCGCGCTGGTGCGGGCCACCGTGGCCGACCGGGACATGGTGGCGACGATCGGCGTCGACAACCGGCTCGTCACCACCGCCGTCTTCGCCGTCGGGTCGCTGCTCGCCACCACAGCGGGCGTGCTCGGCGGACCCATCTACGGGGCACGGCCGGGCCTGGACGCCACCGTGCTGATCCTCGCGCTGGTGGTCGTCGTGATCGGCGGGCTCGGCTCGGTGCGCGGCGCGCTCGTCGGGGCGCTGATCATCGGGCAGGTCGACACGCTCGGCCGGATGCTGCTGCCGGAGCTCGCCTCGTTCGTGCTGTTCGCCGCGCTCGCGCTGGTGCTGGTGCTGCGGCCGCAGGGCCTGTTCGGTGGGCCGGCCGCGGTGGGTGCCCGGTGA
- a CDS encoding branched-chain amino acid ABC transporter permease: protein MTAVEAPAVPGGEAAVTPRAPRGRAGLVAVAVVVVLAAVPLFLAPFATTTLTRILVFALFAVSLDLLVGVTGLPSLGHAAYFGAGAYAAGWVSINLTAEAPVPLLAGAAVGAVVAALTGWIAVRSAGVFFLMLTLAIGEVVQQLGNTWESVTGGANGLTGIPSVRIAGSPLANAGFTYWYVLAVFLLGFALVWVVARSPFGAALRGIRDNEPRMRAIGYPTSMYKYAVFVLAGGVAGLAGSLLAAQARFVALPDMGFLTASFALLAVVIGGAGSLWGACLGAALVILVRDALGPSLGGHGTLLLGAVFVLVVYVLPRGAAGIRLRRRSS, encoded by the coding sequence GTGACGGCCGTGGAGGCACCGGCGGTTCCGGGTGGCGAGGCCGCGGTCACGCCACGGGCGCCGCGCGGCCGGGCCGGGCTCGTCGCGGTGGCCGTGGTGGTCGTGCTCGCCGCGGTGCCGCTGTTCCTCGCGCCGTTCGCCACCACCACGCTCACCCGCATCCTGGTGTTCGCGCTGTTCGCGGTGAGCCTCGACCTGCTCGTCGGCGTGACCGGCCTCCCGTCGCTCGGGCACGCCGCCTACTTCGGCGCGGGTGCGTACGCCGCGGGCTGGGTGTCGATCAACCTGACGGCGGAGGCGCCGGTGCCGCTGCTGGCCGGGGCCGCGGTGGGGGCGGTGGTCGCCGCGCTCACCGGCTGGATCGCGGTCCGCAGCGCCGGGGTCTTCTTCCTGATGCTCACGCTCGCCATCGGTGAGGTCGTGCAGCAGCTGGGCAACACGTGGGAGTCGGTCACCGGCGGGGCGAACGGCCTCACCGGGATCCCGTCGGTGCGCATTGCGGGGTCGCCGCTCGCCAACGCGGGGTTCACCTACTGGTACGTGCTCGCGGTGTTCCTGCTCGGGTTCGCGCTGGTCTGGGTGGTGGCACGGTCGCCGTTCGGGGCGGCGCTGCGGGGGATCAGGGACAACGAGCCGCGGATGCGGGCGATCGGCTACCCGACGTCGATGTACAAGTACGCGGTGTTCGTGCTCGCGGGCGGGGTCGCGGGGCTGGCCGGTTCGCTGCTCGCGGCGCAGGCGCGGTTCGTCGCGCTGCCCGACATGGGCTTCCTGACGGCGTCGTTCGCGCTGCTCGCCGTCGTCATCGGCGGGGCGGGGTCGCTGTGGGGCGCGTGTCTCGGCGCGGCGCTGGTGATCCTCGTCCGCGACGCGCTGGGGCCGAGCCTCGGCGGGCACGGCACGCTGCTGCTGGGCGCGGTGTTCGTGCTGGTCGTCTACGTGCTCCCGCGCGGGGCGGCGGGGATCCGGCTGCGCCGGAGGTCATCATGA
- a CDS encoding ABC transporter ATP-binding protein: MTALRCTGLGRSFGALKAVDGVDIAVEPGARHALIGPNGAGKSTLFKLVTGTMRAHTGTVELAGRDVTRLSEVARCRLGMSQTMQHASLFGSMTGAETVALAAARHEGGRISPFPRRRPAVRERADELLAEVGLADRRDVPVPALSHGERKQLEVALALACRPSLLLLDEPAAGMSPAESARLLTLLSALPKEITVLFVEHDLDLVFSLADSVTVLHLGRVLLSGTPDEVRASEAVREAYLGAGRREELFHT; this comes from the coding sequence ATGACGGCGTTGCGGTGCACGGGCCTCGGTCGCTCCTTCGGGGCGCTCAAGGCCGTCGATGGCGTCGACATCGCGGTGGAGCCGGGCGCCCGGCACGCACTGATCGGGCCGAACGGCGCCGGGAAGTCGACGCTGTTCAAGCTGGTCACCGGCACGATGCGGGCCCACACGGGCACGGTGGAGCTGGCGGGCCGCGACGTCACCCGGTTGTCGGAGGTGGCGCGCTGCCGGCTCGGGATGAGCCAGACGATGCAGCACGCGAGCCTGTTCGGGTCGATGACGGGGGCCGAGACGGTCGCGCTGGCGGCCGCAAGGCACGAGGGAGGCCGGATCTCGCCCTTCCCACGCCGGCGTCCCGCGGTGCGGGAGCGGGCCGACGAGCTGCTCGCCGAGGTCGGGCTCGCCGATCGCCGTGACGTGCCGGTGCCTGCCCTTTCCCACGGCGAGCGCAAGCAGCTGGAGGTGGCGCTCGCGCTGGCCTGCCGCCCGTCGCTGCTGCTGCTCGACGAGCCCGCGGCCGGCATGTCGCCCGCGGAGAGCGCGCGGCTGCTCACGCTGCTCTCGGCGCTGCCGAAGGAGATCACGGTGCTGTTCGTGGAGCACGACCTGGACCTGGTGTTCTCCCTCGCCGACTCCGTCACCGTGCTGCACCTCGGGCGCGTGCTGCTCTCCGGCACGCCGGACGAGGTGCGCGCGAGCGAGGCCGTGCGGGAGGCGTACCTGGGGGCGGGGCGCCGGGAGGAGCTGTTCCACACATGA
- a CDS encoding DMT family transporter — protein MSRAPLLVLASVVSVQAGQAVGKRAFDLLEPAGVVTLRLGLAALVLLAVMRPRLPTEPRSIGLVVAFGTAIAGMNLVYPAMRYLPLGVATSLLLLGPLAVALAGSRRPLDAGWALLACAGVFLVGGGSSGPLPLPGVLLALCAGAAMGCYLLLSRRAGTAARGTLALAVAWAAVVTLPFGISASGTDLLRPSALAVGLLVAVLSAVLPYSLELAALRRLPPRTVGVLQSLEPVAGALAGLVLLAEVLDARQWAAVGCITAASAGAVFTPRRAGGTPCPGRGGTPASAPGARAHPSPSPRSPRPRRTRGAGPAPRSAPPPPRRASW, from the coding sequence ATGTCCCGCGCCCCGCTGCTCGTGCTCGCCAGCGTGGTCAGCGTCCAGGCGGGGCAGGCGGTCGGGAAACGCGCGTTCGACCTGCTGGAGCCCGCCGGCGTCGTCACGCTGCGGCTCGGGCTCGCCGCACTCGTCCTGCTGGCGGTCATGCGGCCCCGGCTGCCGACCGAGCCCCGCTCAATCGGGCTGGTCGTCGCCTTCGGCACCGCGATCGCCGGGATGAACCTCGTCTATCCCGCGATGCGGTACCTCCCGCTCGGAGTCGCGACCTCGCTGCTGCTCCTCGGCCCGCTCGCGGTCGCGCTGGCCGGGTCCCGCCGCCCGCTGGACGCCGGGTGGGCGCTGCTCGCCTGCGCGGGGGTGTTCCTGGTGGGCGGCGGGTCCTCCGGTCCCCTGCCGCTCCCGGGCGTGCTCCTCGCGCTCTGCGCGGGCGCGGCCATGGGCTGCTACCTGCTGCTCAGCAGGCGCGCCGGCACGGCCGCCCGCGGCACCCTCGCCCTCGCCGTGGCGTGGGCGGCCGTCGTCACGCTCCCGTTCGGCATCTCGGCGTCGGGCACCGACCTGCTCCGACCGTCCGCGCTGGCCGTCGGCCTGCTCGTCGCCGTCCTGTCGGCGGTGCTCCCCTACTCGCTCGAACTCGCCGCGCTGCGCAGGCTGCCGCCGCGCACGGTCGGCGTACTGCAGAGCCTCGAGCCGGTCGCAGGCGCGCTGGCCGGGCTCGTGCTGCTCGCCGAGGTGCTGGACGCACGGCAGTGGGCCGCGGTCGGCTGCATCACGGCGGCCTCAGCAGGCGCGGTGTTCACGCCACGCCGAGCAGGCGGTACGCCGTGTCCGGGTCGCGGCGGAACTCCGGCGTCGGCACCCGGTGCACGAGCACACCCTTCGCCATCACCGCGATCTCCCCGGCCACGGCGAACGCGAGGTGCAGGTCCTGCTCCACGATCAGCACCGCCACCCCCTCGTCGCGCATCGTGGTGA
- a CDS encoding LysR family transcriptional regulator, which translates to MIDLRRLHVLRMLDEHGTVTAAAAALFLTPSAVSQQIRLLGRDVGVELLERVGRGVRLTPAARLLLGHTDRLYADWERVLAEVAAAPAGGALRLCAFPTALAALVAPAAAALRGTTEVELTEASNAECFALLLAGGADIAVVLPAPDAPPRDDPRFDQQPLLHDPFDLVVPAGHPFASADAVDLADAADEAWIGADRGDDSAIVMAACSAAGFAPRIAHGAKEWNSVVALVSHGFGVCLMPRLAPIPAHHRVVRIPLRGAPAPSRTVLTCVRRGSRGQPGIARGLSALAAVGAQSPLPLIDATDEEHDLPVPHRHTYRHTRRS; encoded by the coding sequence ATGATCGATCTGCGCAGGCTGCACGTCCTGCGGATGCTCGACGAGCACGGCACCGTCACGGCGGCCGCGGCGGCGCTGTTCCTCACGCCGTCCGCGGTGTCGCAGCAGATCCGGCTGCTCGGCCGGGACGTCGGTGTCGAGCTGCTGGAGCGGGTAGGCCGCGGCGTGCGGCTCACCCCGGCCGCGCGGCTGCTGCTCGGCCACACCGACCGGCTCTACGCCGACTGGGAACGCGTGCTCGCCGAGGTGGCCGCCGCCCCGGCAGGCGGCGCGCTGCGGCTCTGCGCGTTCCCGACCGCGCTCGCCGCACTGGTCGCACCGGCCGCGGCCGCGCTGCGCGGCACGACGGAGGTCGAGCTCACGGAGGCAAGCAACGCGGAGTGCTTCGCGCTGCTGCTCGCGGGTGGGGCCGACATCGCCGTCGTACTGCCCGCCCCGGACGCGCCACCGCGCGACGACCCGCGGTTCGACCAGCAGCCGCTCCTGCACGACCCGTTCGACCTGGTTGTTCCCGCCGGCCACCCGTTCGCGTCCGCGGACGCGGTCGATCTCGCCGATGCCGCCGACGAGGCGTGGATCGGCGCCGACCGGGGTGACGACTCGGCGATCGTCATGGCGGCGTGCAGCGCAGCGGGCTTCGCGCCCCGCATCGCCCACGGCGCGAAGGAGTGGAACTCGGTCGTCGCGCTCGTCTCGCACGGGTTCGGGGTCTGCCTGATGCCGCGGCTCGCGCCGATCCCGGCGCACCACCGCGTCGTGCGGATCCCGCTGCGCGGCGCGCCCGCCCCGTCCCGCACCGTCCTGACCTGCGTGCGCCGCGGCAGCAGGGGGCAGCCGGGGATCGCGCGTGGATTGAGCGCGCTCGCCGCCGTGGGTGCGCAGTCACCGCTCCCGCTCATCGACGCCACCGACGAGGAGCACGATCTCCCCGTGCCGCACAGGCACACGTACCGGCACACCCGCCGGAGCTGA
- a CDS encoding OsmC family protein, protein MGEPNVWSVARLPAPESDAADLSVNGFELSCAVPDGTGAEPPGATPFGLLAASLSACTAMSVRTFLQRWDIDPGAVTVHVGVHPSTPPMLDRRVTVDGEVGQDLREQLAGVVDSTPVTVLLRDAVTIRTELRTG, encoded by the coding sequence GTGGGAGAACCGAACGTCTGGTCCGTCGCGCGCCTGCCTGCCCCGGAGAGCGACGCCGCCGACCTGAGCGTCAACGGGTTCGAGCTGAGCTGCGCCGTGCCCGACGGCACCGGGGCCGAGCCGCCGGGCGCCACCCCGTTCGGCCTGCTCGCGGCGTCCCTCTCGGCGTGCACGGCCATGTCGGTGCGCACGTTCCTGCAGCGCTGGGACATCGACCCCGGCGCCGTCACCGTGCACGTCGGCGTGCACCCGAGCACCCCACCGATGCTCGACCGGCGGGTGACGGTCGACGGCGAGGTCGGCCAGGACCTGCGGGAACAGCTGGCGGGGGTGGTCGACAGCACGCCGGTCACGGTGCTGCTCCGCGACGCGGTGACGATCCGAACGGAGCTGAGAACGGGTTAG
- a CDS encoding alpha/beta fold hydrolase yields the protein MGAAAGGPAGRAPGASAGHPYGAYLAQGFGLRHPDRVAGMVLDSPLLGPRDLAVQRAHIRALLWDGAAPDTARPAALLRALVADGLVAPDRTGAVVPLVYEFAGPRVLARLLTGVREGRTRAWEWCERAGAREIDGPGTGFLMETDLVAGISHGELHYGAPPDGLPLDPQVMHAAMAATKPRFTGEPYDLPSALPAFDWPTAVVSGGRDVRTPRPVAERVAELAPDAVLVPLPGMGHSALDTHPLAALHVAHAVAAGAHRRLPGLAPRIAALPRRAMSGHLGSVIAAGLALERWAPRRALADAPCVR from the coding sequence ATGGGTGCGGCGGCTGGCGGGCCCGCCGGACGGGCACCGGGTGCGTCGGCCGGTCACCCCTACGGCGCCTACCTCGCCCAGGGCTTCGGGCTGCGGCACCCGGACCGCGTCGCGGGGATGGTGCTCGACTCGCCGCTGCTCGGCCCGCGCGACCTCGCCGTTCAGCGTGCCCACATCCGTGCGCTGCTGTGGGATGGCGCCGCGCCGGACACCGCCCGGCCCGCCGCGTTGCTGCGGGCGCTCGTGGCGGACGGGCTCGTGGCGCCGGACCGCACGGGCGCGGTCGTCCCGCTCGTGTACGAGTTCGCGGGCCCACGAGTGCTCGCGCGGCTGCTCACCGGGGTGCGCGAGGGGCGCACCCGGGCGTGGGAGTGGTGCGAGCGCGCGGGCGCCCGGGAGATCGACGGCCCCGGAACGGGTTTCCTGATGGAGACCGACCTCGTCGCCGGGATCAGCCACGGCGAGCTGCACTACGGGGCGCCGCCGGACGGGCTGCCGCTCGACCCGCAGGTCATGCATGCCGCCATGGCCGCGACGAAACCGCGGTTCACCGGCGAGCCGTACGACCTCCCCTCCGCGCTGCCGGCGTTCGACTGGCCCACCGCCGTCGTCTCCGGTGGCCGGGACGTCCGCACCCCGCGTCCCGTGGCCGAGCGGGTGGCCGAGCTAGCGCCGGACGCGGTCCTCGTCCCGCTGCCCGGCATGGGGCACAGCGCCCTCGACACCCATCCGCTCGCGGCCCTGCACGTCGCCCACGCGGTGGCGGCGGGCGCGCACCGGCGGCTCCCCGGCCTCGCCCCGCGCATCGCGGCCCTGCCCCGCAGGGCGATGTCGGGCCACCTGGGCTCGGTCATCGCCGCGGGCCTTGCCCTCGAGCGCTGGGCACCCCGCAGGGCGCTCGCCGACGCACCCTGTGTCCGCTGA
- the uvrA gene encoding excinuclease ABC subunit UvrA — protein sequence MADRLVVRGAREHNLRGVDLDLPRDSLVVFTGLSGSGKSSLAFDTIFAEGQRRYVESLSAYARQFLGQMDKPDVDFIEGLSPAVSIDQKSTNRNPRSTVGTITEVYDYLRLLYARAGVPHCPVCGHVIEKQTPQQIVDQVLAMEEGSRFQVLAPVVRTRKGEFVDLFSNLQAQGYSRVMVDGTIHQLTDPPKLKKQEKHDISVVVDRLSVKESAKQRLTDSVETALRLADGLVVLDFVDLPDDDPHREVRFSERMACPNGHPLSLDDLEPRTFSFNSPYGACPECTGIGIKKEVDPELVVPDQEASLADGAIAPWAGGQTAEYFGRLLEGLSRAVGFRMDTPWRKLPATAQKAVLHGTQDQVHVRYRNRYGRERSYYANFEGVVPFLERRLDQTDSEYAREKYEGYMRDVPCPACKGARLKPEVLAVTLKHRSQGDRSIAEVTAMSVAECAEFLDGMQLDQRQAAIAGRVLKEVQARLGFLLDVGLDYLSLDRAAGTLSGGEAQRIRLATQIGSGLVGVLYVLDEPSIGLHQRDNRRLIETLSRLRALGNTLIVVEHDEDTIRHADWVVDIGPGAGEHGGQIVHSGPVAELEAHDTSLTGAYLSGRRSIPVPDIRRPRDRKRQLTVVGAREHNLRGIDVDIPLGCLVSVTGVSGSGKSTLVNDILATVLANKLNGARQVPGRHTRITGLDGLDKLVRVDQSPIGRTPRSNPATYTGVWDKIRTLFASTTEAKVRGYQAGRFSFNVKGGRCEACSGDGTIKIEMNFLPDVYVPCEVCKGARYNRETLEVHYKGKTVADVLDMPIEEAAEFFAPITSIARYLRTLVDVGLGYVRLGQPAPTLSGGEAQRVKLASELQKRSNGRTIYILDEPTTGLHFEDIRKLLDVINGLVDKGNSVIVIEHNLDVIKTSDWIIDMGPEGGSGGGTVIAEGTPEQVAASPASYTGHFLKGLVTPEEAPAPKTTRRKKAAAAS from the coding sequence GTGGCCGACCGTCTGGTAGTACGCGGCGCCCGCGAGCACAACCTCCGCGGCGTCGACCTCGACCTGCCGCGCGACAGCCTCGTGGTGTTCACCGGCCTGTCCGGGTCGGGCAAGTCCAGCCTCGCCTTCGACACCATCTTCGCCGAGGGACAGCGGCGGTACGTCGAGTCGCTGTCGGCGTACGCCCGGCAGTTCCTCGGGCAGATGGACAAGCCTGACGTCGACTTCATCGAGGGCCTCTCGCCGGCGGTCTCGATCGACCAGAAGTCCACCAACCGCAACCCGCGGTCCACGGTCGGCACCATCACCGAGGTCTACGACTACCTGCGCCTCCTCTACGCCCGCGCCGGTGTGCCGCACTGCCCGGTGTGCGGGCACGTCATCGAGAAGCAGACGCCGCAGCAGATCGTCGACCAGGTGCTCGCCATGGAGGAGGGCAGCCGGTTCCAGGTGCTGGCGCCGGTGGTGCGCACCCGTAAGGGCGAGTTCGTCGACCTGTTCTCCAACCTGCAGGCGCAGGGCTACTCGCGCGTGATGGTCGACGGCACCATCCACCAGCTCACCGACCCGCCGAAGCTCAAGAAGCAGGAGAAGCACGACATCTCCGTGGTGGTCGACCGGCTCTCCGTCAAGGAGTCGGCCAAGCAGCGCCTCACCGACTCGGTGGAGACCGCGCTCCGGCTGGCCGACGGGCTGGTCGTGCTCGACTTCGTCGACCTCCCCGACGACGATCCGCATCGCGAGGTCCGGTTCTCGGAACGGATGGCCTGCCCCAACGGCCACCCGCTGTCGCTCGACGACCTCGAGCCACGCACGTTCTCCTTCAACTCGCCCTACGGTGCGTGCCCCGAGTGCACCGGGATCGGGATCAAGAAGGAGGTCGACCCGGAGCTGGTCGTCCCGGACCAGGAGGCGAGTCTCGCCGACGGCGCGATCGCGCCGTGGGCGGGCGGGCAGACGGCGGAGTACTTCGGCCGCCTGCTGGAGGGGCTGTCCCGTGCGGTCGGGTTCCGGATGGACACCCCGTGGCGCAAGCTGCCCGCCACCGCGCAGAAGGCGGTGCTGCACGGCACCCAGGACCAGGTGCACGTCCGCTACCGCAACCGCTACGGCCGCGAGCGCTCCTACTACGCCAACTTCGAGGGCGTCGTCCCGTTCCTGGAGCGGCGGCTCGACCAGACCGACTCCGAGTACGCGCGCGAGAAGTACGAGGGGTACATGCGCGACGTGCCGTGCCCCGCGTGCAAGGGGGCGCGGCTCAAGCCCGAGGTGCTGGCCGTCACGCTCAAGCACCGCAGCCAGGGCGACCGGTCCATCGCCGAGGTCACCGCGATGTCGGTGGCCGAGTGCGCGGAGTTCCTCGACGGCATGCAGCTCGACCAGCGCCAGGCGGCGATCGCGGGCCGGGTGCTCAAGGAGGTGCAGGCGCGGCTGGGCTTCCTGCTCGACGTGGGCCTCGACTACCTCTCGCTCGACCGCGCCGCCGGCACCCTGTCCGGTGGCGAGGCCCAGCGCATCCGGCTGGCCACCCAGATCGGGTCCGGTCTGGTGGGCGTGCTGTACGTGCTGGACGAGCCGTCGATCGGGCTGCACCAGCGCGACAACCGGCGGCTCATCGAGACCCTCAGCCGACTGCGCGCCCTCGGCAACACGCTCATCGTCGTCGAGCACGACGAGGACACCATCCGGCACGCCGACTGGGTCGTCGACATCGGCCCGGGAGCGGGGGAGCACGGCGGGCAGATCGTCCACAGCGGCCCGGTCGCCGAGCTGGAGGCGCACGACACCTCGCTCACCGGCGCCTACCTGTCCGGCCGGCGCTCGATCCCGGTGCCCGACATCCGCCGTCCGCGCGACCGCAAGCGCCAGCTCACGGTCGTCGGGGCGCGGGAGCACAACCTGCGCGGCATCGACGTCGACATCCCGCTCGGCTGCCTGGTGTCGGTCACCGGCGTGTCCGGCTCGGGCAAGTCCACGCTGGTCAACGACATCCTCGCCACCGTGCTGGCCAACAAGCTCAACGGCGCGCGGCAGGTGCCGGGGCGCCACACGCGCATCACCGGGCTCGACGGGCTCGACAAGCTGGTGCGGGTCGACCAGTCACCGATCGGGCGCACCCCGCGGTCCAACCCGGCCACCTACACCGGCGTGTGGGACAAGATCCGCACGCTGTTCGCCTCCACCACCGAGGCGAAGGTGCGTGGCTACCAGGCCGGCCGGTTCTCGTTCAACGTCAAGGGCGGCCGCTGCGAGGCGTGCTCGGGCGACGGCACGATCAAGATCGAGATGAACTTCCTGCCGGACGTCTACGTGCCGTGCGAGGTCTGCAAGGGCGCCCGGTACAACCGCGAGACCCTCGAGGTGCACTACAAGGGCAAGACGGTGGCCGACGTCCTCGACATGCCCATCGAGGAGGCGGCCGAGTTCTTCGCGCCGATCACCTCGATCGCCCGCTACCTGCGCACCCTCGTGGACGTCGGGCTCGGGTACGTGCGGCTCGGGCAGCCGGCACCCACCCTGTCCGGCGGTGAGGCGCAGCGCGTCAAGCTCGCGTCCGAGCTGCAGAAGCGGTCCAACGGCCGCACGATCTACATCCTCGACGAGCCGACCACCGGCCTGCACTTCGAGGACATCCGCAAGCTCCTCGACGTGATCAACGGCCTCGTCGACAAGGGCAACTCGGTCATCGTCATCGAGCACAACCTGGACGTCATCAAGACGTCCGACTGGATCATCGACATGGGCCCGGAGGGCGGCTCGGGCGGCGGCACGGTGATCGCCGAGGGCACTCCGGAGCAGGTGGCCGCCAGCCCGGCGAGCTACACGGGCCATTTCCTGAAGGGCCTGGTCACGCCGGAGGAGGCCCCGGCTCCCAAGACCACCCGGCGGAAGAAGGCCGCCGCCGCGAGCTAG